In Sphingobium sp. Z007, one DNA window encodes the following:
- a CDS encoding ABC transporter permease subunit codes for MLALTWFGANLFRNLMQRGIMTGFDFLESAARFPISETILPYASIDSLGWAFIVGTANTAFLTVSILLLSTLLGLPLALARRSGHPLAAYLAGSVIELVRNTPLVVQLLFWYGAITISLPTSRHALQPLSGFFLTDRGLYFTSFGISGTALPLLLLASGGLILIAALAWRGRLHLASLATLATVLACGATWIALDLGVTPDTPQLGRFNFTGGFTLTPEFVAVMVGSVLYASAFAAEIIRGAIEAVAKGQWEAGAALGLTERQCLRLVIMPQALRVMIPPMTNQFINILKNSTLALVVGYPELNFVANTAMNHSGQAVETIAVLILVFLGAAGLIAYAMNRLNARVALVER; via the coding sequence GTGCTGGCTCTCACATGGTTTGGCGCCAATCTCTTCCGCAACCTAATGCAGCGCGGCATCATGACCGGCTTCGATTTCCTCGAAAGCGCGGCGCGGTTTCCGATTTCGGAGACGATCCTGCCCTATGCGTCGATCGACAGTCTGGGCTGGGCCTTTATCGTGGGGACGGCCAATACTGCGTTTCTCACTGTCTCCATCCTGCTGCTGTCGACACTCCTCGGCTTGCCGCTTGCTCTGGCGCGGCGATCGGGCCATCCGCTCGCGGCCTATCTGGCCGGCAGCGTCATCGAACTGGTGCGCAATACGCCGCTCGTCGTGCAATTGCTATTTTGGTACGGGGCAATCACAATCAGCCTGCCGACGTCGCGGCACGCGCTCCAGCCGCTGTCGGGCTTTTTCCTAACCGACCGGGGCCTCTATTTTACGTCGTTCGGCATTAGCGGCACCGCGCTTCCGCTCCTGCTTCTGGCGAGCGGCGGCTTGATCCTGATCGCGGCACTGGCATGGCGTGGCCGTCTGCATCTCGCCAGCCTCGCGACGCTGGCGACCGTGCTGGCGTGCGGCGCGACCTGGATCGCCCTCGATCTGGGCGTTACCCCCGACACGCCGCAGCTGGGTCGTTTCAACTTTACCGGCGGCTTCACGCTGACCCCGGAATTTGTCGCGGTCATGGTGGGATCGGTCCTTTACGCCAGCGCCTTTGCCGCCGAGATTATCCGCGGCGCGATAGAGGCCGTCGCCAAAGGGCAGTGGGAAGCAGGCGCCGCCCTGGGCCTGACGGAGCGGCAATGCCTGCGCCTCGTCATCATGCCCCAGGCCTTACGGGTCATGATCCCGCCCATGACCAACCAGTTCATCAATATCCTCAAAAACTCGACCCTCGCTCTGGTCGTCGGATATCCTGAACTGAATTTCGTCGCCAACACCGCGATGAACCATAGCGGGCAAGCCGTCGAGACGATCGCCGTCCTGATCCTGGTCTTTCTAGGCGCGGCGGGCCTTATTGCCTATGCGATGAACCGCCTGAACGCGCGCGTGGCGCTGGTGGAACGATGA
- a CDS encoding amino acid ABC transporter substrate-binding protein: MTAPGHTLATVKARGYVLCGANRETIGFGAPDERGYWRGIDVDVCRAIAAAIFGDREKTRFAPLTGQQRLTALQTGEIDVLPRTTTWTLQRDANGVNFTIPNYYDYTAFMARKSDGVAELADLAGASVCVQTGSMTEITFADVSRKYRLNLRPVIFDTVIATRQAFLAGRCDALITDASALQSVRMTQSTHPDDYVIIRADDQVAPLTTAVRHGDDQWFDIVKFAIDAMIVAEQLGISRRNVDAMRTSDDPAVKRFLGIEPGNGRALGLREDFAYQIVKQVGNYAEIYDDNLGANSLLKIPRGLNRLQRDGGLMLPIGFY; this comes from the coding sequence ATGACGGCGCCTGGCCATACGCTGGCGACCGTCAAGGCGCGTGGCTATGTCCTGTGTGGCGCCAATCGGGAAACGATCGGCTTCGGCGCGCCCGATGAAAGGGGTTATTGGCGCGGTATCGACGTCGATGTCTGTCGCGCGATCGCCGCCGCCATATTCGGCGATCGGGAAAAGACGCGCTTTGCGCCGCTCACCGGGCAGCAGCGTTTGACCGCGCTGCAAACCGGGGAGATCGACGTCCTGCCCCGCACCACCACCTGGACGCTTCAGCGCGACGCCAATGGGGTCAATTTCACCATCCCCAATTATTATGACTATACCGCCTTCATGGCGCGCAAGTCCGACGGGGTGGCCGAATTGGCCGACCTCGCGGGCGCGTCGGTCTGTGTCCAGACCGGGTCGATGACCGAAATCACCTTCGCCGACGTGTCCCGCAAATATCGCCTGAACCTGCGCCCGGTCATTTTCGACACTGTCATTGCGACGCGCCAGGCGTTCCTCGCCGGGCGCTGCGACGCGCTCATCACGGATGCGTCGGCGCTCCAGTCGGTGCGGATGACGCAGTCCACCCATCCCGACGATTATGTCATCATCCGCGCGGACGATCAGGTCGCTCCGTTGACCACGGCGGTGCGCCATGGCGACGACCAGTGGTTCGATATCGTGAAATTTGCGATCGACGCGATGATCGTCGCCGAACAGCTGGGCATTTCCCGCCGCAATGTCGATGCGATGCGCACGTCGGACGACCCCGCCGTGAAGCGCTTCCTGGGCATCGAGCCCGGCAACGGACGCGCGCTGGGGCTGAGGGAGGATTTCGCCTACCAGATCGTCAAGCAGGTCGGCAATTATGCCGAAATCTACGATGACAATCTGGGCGCGAACAGCCTGCTCAAAATTCCGCGTGGCCTGAACAGGCTTCAACGCGATGGCGGCCTGATGCTGCCGATCGGTTTTTACTGA
- a CDS encoding PLP-dependent aspartate aminotransferase family protein, with translation MKDLTQVVHHPQVNEQGFASLAVPVYRASTIIFDSAQAYADRKDRGPDGYSYGLHGTPTTKMLEAQLSALERADHSVILPSGQAAIAILFLTILKAGDDVLIPDNVYPAVRGFCQDYLAPRGIGHRIYDPMIGAGIGDLIGPATRLIWTESPGSTSMEVGDLPAIAEVARARSVLTGCDNTWATPLLFKPLNIGMDFAMEALTKYVGGHSDLLLGSLSLRDRAWYERIRSTMRMLGIGVSPEDCALALRGIETMGVRISHIGGISTDFAHRLQSMPAVAKILHPALSDCPGHDHWKRDFSGASGVFSVVLAPDCDGALDQALGALHVFAIGASWGGSRSLIAPMSLAQARTVTPWPHVGRLLRISIGLEDPADLWDDLSRLLTALTPVGADG, from the coding sequence ATGAAGGACCTGACGCAAGTCGTGCACCATCCGCAGGTAAACGAGCAGGGCTTCGCCAGTCTTGCCGTTCCGGTGTATCGCGCCTCCACCATCATATTCGACAGTGCGCAGGCCTATGCCGATCGCAAGGACCGTGGCCCGGACGGCTATAGTTACGGGCTGCATGGAACCCCCACGACCAAAATGCTCGAAGCGCAGCTCAGCGCGCTGGAACGGGCCGATCATTCGGTGATCCTGCCATCGGGTCAGGCGGCGATCGCGATCCTGTTTCTCACCATACTCAAGGCCGGCGACGACGTGCTGATCCCGGACAATGTCTATCCCGCCGTGCGTGGCTTCTGCCAGGATTATCTGGCCCCGCGCGGGATAGGCCATCGCATCTACGATCCGATGATCGGCGCGGGCATCGGCGACCTAATTGGCCCTGCAACGCGGCTCATATGGACCGAATCGCCAGGTTCCACATCGATGGAGGTCGGCGATCTGCCCGCCATCGCTGAGGTTGCGCGGGCGCGCAGCGTGCTGACGGGTTGCGACAATACATGGGCGACGCCCCTGTTGTTCAAGCCGCTGAACATAGGCATGGATTTTGCGATGGAAGCGCTCACCAAATATGTGGGCGGCCATTCCGATCTGTTGCTGGGGTCGCTCAGCCTGCGTGACCGGGCCTGGTATGAGCGCATCCGGTCCACGATGCGGATGCTGGGTATCGGCGTTTCGCCGGAAGATTGCGCGCTGGCGCTGCGCGGCATCGAAACCATGGGCGTGCGCATCAGCCATATCGGTGGGATTTCAACGGATTTCGCGCACCGGCTCCAGTCCATGCCGGCCGTGGCGAAGATCCTGCATCCCGCCCTGTCGGACTGCCCCGGCCACGACCACTGGAAACGCGACTTTTCAGGCGCGAGTGGGGTATTCAGCGTCGTGCTTGCGCCTGATTGCGATGGCGCGCTCGACCAGGCGCTTGGCGCCTTACACGTCTTTGCGATCGGCGCGTCGTGGGGCGGAAGCCGCAGCCTGATCGCCCCCATGTCGCTCGCGCAGGCCAGAACGGTCACGCCCTGGCCGCATGTCGGCCGGCTGCTGCGCATCTCCATCGGCCTGGAAGATCCGGCCGATCTCTGGGACGATCTCAGCCGGCTTCTGACGGCGCTGACCCCTGTCGGGGCTGACGGCTGA
- a CDS encoding LysR substrate-binding domain-containing protein: MNFRQLEIYRAVMMSGSASRASELLEITQPAVSRSIAELEASMGFSLFDRVRGRLVPTPEGQMFFTDVVASFVGLDTLRASAARIRDFGSGSIRVASLAALGSTLVPRAISRFNRQHPDIAITLQVRFSSAVRDLVASGQFDIGLAADEIDISGVDHRQFQSIRALCAIPAGHRLASKSVIVPGDLDGEPFIALSPEDRARARLTRALDEAGAKPRIIVETPYSITVCALVLEGVGIGIVNPNAIDGFPERGLILKPFEPEIYFKTLLLFRPDAQRSQIVKDFTAALLEERQAIYKI; encoded by the coding sequence ATGAACTTCAGACAATTGGAAATCTATCGCGCCGTCATGATGAGCGGCTCCGCGTCGCGCGCGTCGGAACTGCTCGAAATCACGCAGCCCGCGGTCAGCCGTTCTATCGCTGAACTCGAAGCGTCTATGGGCTTCTCGCTGTTCGACCGGGTGCGCGGCCGATTGGTGCCAACGCCTGAAGGACAAATGTTCTTTACCGATGTGGTCGCTAGTTTCGTGGGACTGGACACGCTGCGCGCGTCGGCCGCGCGCATACGGGATTTCGGGTCTGGCAGCATCCGGGTCGCGAGCCTAGCCGCGCTGGGTTCGACGCTGGTTCCGCGCGCCATCAGCCGCTTCAACCGCCAGCATCCCGACATCGCGATAACGCTCCAGGTCCGTTTTTCCTCGGCTGTGCGTGACCTGGTCGCCAGCGGGCAGTTCGATATCGGCCTAGCCGCCGACGAGATTGATATATCTGGCGTCGATCATCGGCAGTTTCAGAGCATCCGGGCGCTGTGCGCCATTCCGGCCGGCCATAGGCTGGCAAGCAAATCCGTCATCGTGCCCGGCGATCTCGATGGCGAGCCCTTTATCGCGCTTTCTCCCGAAGACAGGGCGCGGGCGCGCCTCACGCGCGCGCTGGACGAAGCAGGCGCCAAGCCAAGAATCATCGTCGAGACGCCCTATTCGATCACGGTCTGCGCGCTGGTCCTTGAAGGCGTGGGGATAGGCATCGTCAATCCCAACGCCATCGACGGCTTTCCCGAACGCGGCCTCATCCTCAAGCCGTTCGAGCCGGAGATTTATTTCAAGACGCTTCTGCTGTTTCGTCCCGACGCGCAACGATCGCAGATCGTTAAGGATTTTACCGCTGCACTACTGGAAGAACGCCAGGCGATCTATAAAATCTGA
- a CDS encoding TonB-dependent siderophore receptor yields MFLPSRRTVHAGISGAALALSLGWSGAALAQDSEAQAEPAGDIIVTGSRFGGRVATESLSPVDSLSADDLRSSGKTELQDMLKVAVPSFSTPRPTAAGVLDFLTPPTMRGLSTGQMLVLVNGKRRHTSASLNLGNQIGRGDVAYDFNAIPAGALGRVEILRDGASAQYGSDAIAGVINLQLDDRVGYDGAVTYRQTTRGDGETAVAWVGAGFAIGDGGVIRVTAQYQNQAKTDRAAPDTRQQYFGANAAGRPVAPSGNFGSGTGLTPSSGTLDPREASFDRDIWVFGQPKYDNKQVFANLKLPVSDETQFYAFGGYSKLEGTAYNFFRRSGQDENVRAIYPDGFLPLQDIEIENWSAAAGLKGMLGTIGYDLSSAFGNSQEFTGYSNSLNTSQGAASKTVFDRGSNRFRQWTNNLDLTKSFDLGDGAPLEVALGLEYRQEYFRIFAGEPDSYANGGIPILDGPNAGRPAPVGAQPGGGTAPEDTANASRNSKAVYGEIQKTFFDRLTLDSAVRYEDFSDFGDTWNWKVAGRLELVKGLALRGSYNTGFRAPALQQSYTSNTNISFVNGEPRKIRTISLQDPIAALVGATPLKPEKAENFTVGAVFSPPGTGFTFTADYFNIRIDDRIALSSNFSGAALTTLLAANGQPGIQSVAYLTNAVDTTTQGVDLTATWKLPLAGGTLNATLAGTFTETEFRRIAGTPATLQAMGISTVLFDLTQQVRFTDSIPRDKVTLNLNWKSGRFGLNLTNSYYGRVSQVALTGRSAAQVAALIPGYDVTVTPANAAGTSFDIIQHFKGQVITDLEASYDLTDNATLVLGADNILDVFPKKQIASTAASVAAGTNGADNAGIFPYAYIAPFGVNGATLYARLKVNF; encoded by the coding sequence ATGTTTTTGCCGTCACGCAGGACCGTTCATGCCGGAATATCCGGCGCCGCGCTCGCATTGAGCCTGGGCTGGAGCGGCGCAGCGCTTGCCCAGGATAGCGAAGCCCAGGCCGAACCGGCCGGGGATATCATCGTGACCGGAAGCCGATTTGGCGGCCGTGTCGCTACGGAATCGCTCAGCCCGGTGGATTCCCTCTCGGCGGACGACCTGCGGTCTTCGGGCAAGACCGAGCTTCAGGATATGTTGAAGGTCGCGGTCCCCAGCTTCAGCACGCCGCGGCCCACGGCCGCTGGCGTGCTCGATTTCCTGACGCCGCCCACAATGCGCGGTTTGTCCACCGGCCAGATGCTGGTGCTGGTGAACGGCAAGCGCCGCCACACATCGGCCTCCCTCAACCTGGGCAATCAGATCGGGCGGGGCGACGTCGCCTATGATTTCAACGCTATTCCTGCCGGTGCTTTGGGCCGCGTAGAGATTCTACGCGATGGCGCGTCGGCGCAATATGGCTCCGACGCGATCGCGGGGGTCATCAATCTCCAACTCGACGATCGGGTGGGCTATGATGGCGCCGTCACCTATCGGCAGACGACGCGTGGCGATGGCGAAACTGCCGTCGCCTGGGTCGGCGCAGGGTTCGCCATCGGCGATGGCGGCGTCATCCGCGTCACCGCGCAATATCAGAACCAGGCGAAGACCGATCGCGCAGCGCCCGATACGCGGCAGCAATATTTCGGCGCGAACGCAGCGGGCAGGCCGGTCGCACCGTCCGGCAATTTCGGCTCGGGAACAGGCCTCACCCCTTCAAGCGGGACGCTCGATCCGCGAGAGGCGAGCTTCGACCGCGACATCTGGGTATTTGGCCAACCCAAATATGACAACAAGCAGGTCTTCGCCAATCTGAAGCTCCCCGTCTCGGACGAAACGCAATTCTATGCGTTTGGCGGCTACAGCAAGCTGGAAGGGACGGCGTACAACTTCTTCCGCCGTTCGGGGCAGGACGAAAATGTCCGCGCCATCTATCCCGACGGCTTCCTGCCCCTCCAGGATATCGAGATCGAAAACTGGTCGGCGGCCGCAGGGTTGAAGGGCATGTTGGGCACGATCGGCTATGATCTGTCATCCGCCTTCGGCAATTCACAGGAATTTACCGGATACAGCAATTCGCTCAACACATCGCAGGGCGCGGCCAGCAAGACCGTGTTCGATCGCGGCAGCAACCGTTTCCGCCAGTGGACGAACAATCTCGACCTCACCAAATCATTCGATCTGGGCGATGGCGCGCCGCTGGAGGTCGCCTTGGGCCTGGAATATCGCCAGGAATATTTCCGCATCTTCGCGGGCGAGCCCGACAGCTACGCCAATGGCGGTATCCCGATCCTGGATGGCCCCAATGCCGGTCGTCCCGCCCCCGTCGGCGCTCAGCCCGGTGGCGGCACGGCACCGGAAGACACCGCCAATGCGAGCCGCAACAGCAAGGCGGTCTATGGGGAAATCCAGAAGACCTTTTTCGATCGGCTGACGCTCGACAGCGCAGTCCGCTATGAGGATTTTTCCGATTTCGGCGATACCTGGAACTGGAAGGTGGCGGGTCGTCTGGAACTGGTGAAGGGCTTGGCCCTGCGCGGTTCCTACAATACCGGGTTCCGCGCGCCCGCGCTCCAGCAATCCTATACAAGCAACACGAACATCAGCTTCGTGAACGGAGAGCCGCGCAAGATCCGCACGATCTCGTTGCAGGACCCGATCGCCGCACTGGTCGGCGCGACGCCGCTTAAGCCCGAAAAAGCCGAAAACTTCACTGTTGGCGCAGTGTTCAGCCCACCAGGCACCGGCTTCACCTTCACCGCCGACTATTTCAACATCCGCATCGATGACCGCATCGCCCTGTCGTCGAACTTTTCCGGCGCCGCGCTGACTACTTTGCTCGCCGCCAATGGCCAGCCCGGCATCCAGTCTGTGGCCTATCTCACCAACGCCGTCGATACGACGACGCAGGGCGTGGATTTGACGGCGACCTGGAAACTGCCGTTGGCGGGCGGCACGCTGAACGCCACGCTGGCTGGCACCTTCACCGAAACCGAATTTCGCCGCATTGCCGGCACGCCGGCGACGCTTCAGGCCATGGGTATTTCCACTGTGCTGTTCGACCTGACGCAGCAGGTCCGCTTCACCGACTCGATCCCGCGCGACAAGGTGACGCTGAACCTCAACTGGAAGTCGGGTCGCTTCGGCCTGAACCTGACCAACAGCTATTATGGCCGGGTGTCGCAGGTTGCGCTGACGGGGCGTTCGGCGGCACAGGTCGCCGCGCTTATTCCCGGCTATGACGTCACGGTCACGCCCGCCAATGCCGCTGGCACCAGCTTCGACATCATCCAGCATTTCAAGGGCCAGGTCATAACGGATCTAGAGGCGAGTTATGACCTCACCGACAATGCGACCCTCGTTCTGGGCGCGGACAATATCCTCGACGTCTTCCCCAAAAAGCAGATCGCCTCGACCGCGGCGAGCGTCGCGGCGGGCACCAATGGCGCCGACAATGCGGGGATTTTCCCATACGCCTATATCGCGCCCTTCGGCGTGAATGGCGCCACCCTCTATGCGCGGTTGAAGGTGAATTTCTGA
- a CDS encoding M20/M25/M40 family metallo-hydrolase, whose translation MRWMGLALLPVLLCAAPVRAQDQEGERTAALLADLLRIDTSNPPGDTRPIADHLKRLFDAAAIPNEIIVAPNGKAAHFIARLKGDGSKRPILLAAHTDVVPADRTRWTVDPFGGVIRDGHLYGRGALDNKGAVAAFARAMLRIKADGVPLARDIIFLAEADEEQGSYNTNWLAAHHWDKIDAEFSLNEGGSIRAVDGRVTEIAVSYADKLTVNLKLRAEGPAGHSSRPLGQGISANDQLVAALNRLASYREPIALTPAIRDYLTALAGLHPRALREPVERLLSATTAAAREDAAAAVIAAGDTVSGWGMEGLLRNTTVLTMLQSGLKPNIIPGVAEATLNARLMPGTDLDAFLTRLRKAIGNDRVSLTVLEGEERARLIRERSTIAPSSLDSDLYRLIATTAKTHWQSAVIMPTLLVASTDATPWRQRGVPVYGISPFPVSGADAARVHGDDERVSLDAIGQGAAYIHDLVQKAAQKAGPTKGSRP comes from the coding sequence ATGCGCTGGATGGGCCTTGCCCTTCTACCGGTGCTGCTTTGCGCAGCACCGGTCCGTGCGCAGGATCAGGAAGGCGAGCGGACGGCGGCGCTGCTGGCCGATCTCCTGCGGATCGATACATCCAATCCCCCCGGCGACACCCGACCGATCGCCGATCATCTCAAGCGATTGTTCGATGCGGCCGCCATACCCAACGAAATCATCGTCGCGCCCAACGGGAAGGCCGCCCATTTCATCGCGCGGCTGAAGGGCGACGGGAGCAAGCGTCCGATCCTGCTGGCCGCCCACACCGACGTGGTGCCGGCCGATCGCACGCGATGGACGGTCGATCCGTTCGGCGGTGTCATCAGGGACGGCCATCTCTACGGCCGGGGCGCGCTGGATAACAAGGGCGCGGTCGCCGCGTTTGCGCGCGCCATGCTGCGGATCAAGGCCGACGGCGTGCCGCTTGCCCGCGACATCATCTTCCTGGCCGAAGCGGATGAGGAACAGGGCAGCTACAACACGAATTGGCTGGCCGCTCATCATTGGGACAAGATCGACGCCGAGTTTTCGCTCAATGAGGGCGGCTCGATCCGGGCGGTCGATGGGCGCGTGACGGAAATCGCCGTCAGCTATGCCGACAAGCTGACCGTCAATCTCAAACTGCGCGCGGAAGGCCCTGCCGGTCACAGTTCCCGCCCACTTGGCCAGGGCATCAGCGCCAACGATCAACTGGTCGCCGCCCTTAATCGGCTGGCATCCTATCGCGAACCGATAGCGCTGACGCCGGCGATCAGGGATTATCTGACGGCGCTGGCCGGCCTGCACCCGCGTGCACTGCGCGAACCGGTCGAACGGCTTCTGTCCGCAACCACGGCGGCGGCACGGGAAGACGCTGCGGCGGCTGTCATCGCCGCCGGCGACACCGTGTCGGGCTGGGGCATGGAGGGGCTGTTGCGCAACACGACGGTCCTTACGATGCTGCAATCCGGGCTCAAGCCCAACATCATTCCGGGTGTGGCCGAAGCGACATTGAACGCCCGATTGATGCCGGGCACCGATCTCGACGCCTTCCTCACCAGGCTTCGCAAGGCGATCGGCAATGACCGGGTCAGCCTGACGGTGTTGGAAGGGGAGGAGCGGGCCAGGCTGATCCGGGAGCGGTCGACGATAGCCCCGTCCTCCCTGGACTCGGACCTTTACCGGCTGATCGCGACGACGGCCAAGACGCATTGGCAGAGCGCGGTGATCATGCCGACGCTGCTCGTCGCCAGCACCGATGCCACGCCTTGGCGGCAACGCGGGGTGCCCGTCTATGGCATTTCGCCCTTTCCCGTCAGCGGCGCCGATGCCGCGCGCGTCCATGGCGATGATGAGCGTGTCTCGCTCGACGCGATCGGGCAGGGCGCCGCTTACATCCACGATCTCGTTCAAAAGGCCGCTCAGAAGGCGGGACCAACCAAAGGAAGCCGACCATGA
- a CDS encoding TolC family protein — protein MYPIFAALLAVALCAPARAQEGPPPFTLARALDLAGARSPATEAGQAGIASAQAARAVAALRPNPELNLQTENVGGSGAYSGFDSAETTAQVTLPLELGGKRSARIAVADAQHERALVERAVIDADLGLSVTQAYVAAVAAARRADVASRQLAIAADALNAAKVRVQAGRASPLEEQRAGLMHVNAQATAQQTRRLADVARTNLSSLIGAPVEGPLDQIWFDALAAAGPVDRAPVATMLIARAAALDVATAQAQVRLAGAQRTPDVQLFAGPRRLSATNDTAVLFGVNIPLQLFNNGSAALAQARAEQQKADATRRMTEIQLTQAIASADAEVANAETAARIASGAALAAAEEAARIARIGYREGKFGQIDLLDAERSLADTRLAAVDALAAYHDAMARRDRLTIPAPRDFGN, from the coding sequence ATGTATCCTATTTTCGCGGCCCTGCTGGCCGTGGCCCTGTGCGCCCCCGCGCGGGCGCAGGAAGGGCCACCGCCCTTCACCCTGGCGCGCGCGCTCGATCTGGCCGGCGCCCGCTCGCCCGCCACCGAAGCCGGGCAAGCCGGCATCGCGTCGGCGCAGGCCGCCCGCGCCGTCGCCGCCCTGCGCCCCAACCCCGAACTCAATCTCCAGACCGAAAATGTCGGCGGCAGCGGCGCCTATAGCGGTTTCGACAGTGCGGAAACCACCGCGCAGGTCACGTTGCCGCTGGAGCTGGGCGGCAAGCGATCCGCGCGTATCGCGGTGGCCGACGCCCAGCATGAAAGGGCGCTGGTAGAACGCGCGGTGATCGACGCCGATCTTGGCCTGTCGGTCACGCAAGCCTATGTCGCCGCCGTCGCCGCGGCACGGCGCGCGGACGTCGCCTCCCGACAACTGGCGATCGCCGCCGATGCGCTCAACGCCGCAAAAGTCCGCGTGCAGGCCGGTCGCGCCTCTCCGCTGGAGGAACAGCGCGCCGGGCTGATGCATGTCAATGCGCAGGCGACCGCGCAGCAGACCCGGAGGCTGGCCGACGTCGCCCGCACGAATCTATCCAGTCTGATCGGCGCGCCGGTGGAAGGGCCGCTGGACCAGATCTGGTTCGATGCGCTGGCCGCCGCCGGGCCAGTCGATCGCGCACCGGTCGCCACGATGCTCATCGCCCGCGCCGCCGCGCTGGATGTCGCCACTGCGCAGGCGCAGGTCCGTCTGGCCGGGGCGCAGCGCACGCCCGACGTGCAACTCTTCGCCGGGCCCCGCCGCCTGTCGGCGACCAACGACACGGCTGTCCTGTTCGGCGTCAACATTCCGTTGCAGCTTTTCAACAACGGATCGGCCGCGCTGGCGCAGGCGCGCGCGGAGCAGCAGAAGGCGGACGCCACCCGGCGGATGACCGAAATCCAGTTGACGCAGGCGATCGCGTCCGCCGATGCGGAGGTCGCCAATGCGGAAACCGCCGCGCGCATCGCGTCGGGGGCGGCGCTGGCCGCCGCCGAGGAAGCCGCCCGCATCGCCCGCATCGGCTATCGAGAGGGGAAGTTCGGCCAGATCGACCTGCTCGATGCCGAACGCTCGCTGGCCGACACCCGCCTCGCGGCGGTCGATGCGCTCGCCGCCTATCATGACGCCATGGCCCGCCGGGACCGGCTGACCATCCCCGCGCCCCGCGATTTTGGGAATTGA
- a CDS encoding efflux RND transporter periplasmic adaptor subunit, translated as MKMTFATPLALALLLAACGGDDTSPAVKADAHGEEGGHEEEGGHEEEGHKEEEGVVAMTDDQIRAANIALVTVDAAGSGGALTLPAMVEGDPQGIQVVTAAIGGRIVTLSRNLGESVRAGETLAVVESREAAQMQGEIEAASARLALARSNLAREQRLFAQRVSPEQDLIAARTAATEAGIALRLARQQLAATGRAGGGLNRVALPSPISGQVIERKAMLGQVVTADAELYRVANLSQLSISLSLSASDAARLRPGAKVTVNGQGRTAAASIRFLSPILDPQTRLVPAIATLDNSAGQWRIGESVTALVSLPTANGARAISVPQAAVQTVEGQSSVFVRTPTGFRTVPVQTGAVSGADILIVRGLKGGERIAAVGSFTLKAELGKGEAEHGH; from the coding sequence ATGAAGATGACATTTGCGACGCCGCTCGCGCTCGCCCTGCTGCTGGCCGCCTGTGGTGGCGACGACACGTCCCCCGCGGTCAAGGCCGACGCCCATGGGGAGGAAGGCGGCCATGAAGAGGAAGGCGGGCACGAAGAGGAAGGCCATAAGGAGGAAGAAGGCGTCGTCGCCATGACCGACGACCAAATTCGCGCCGCCAACATCGCCCTCGTCACCGTCGACGCCGCCGGAAGTGGTGGCGCGCTGACGCTGCCCGCCATGGTGGAAGGCGATCCGCAGGGCATCCAGGTCGTCACCGCCGCGATCGGCGGGCGTATCGTTACGCTCAGCCGCAATCTGGGCGAATCCGTGCGCGCCGGTGAGACGCTGGCCGTGGTGGAAAGCCGGGAGGCCGCACAGATGCAGGGCGAGATCGAGGCGGCGTCGGCGCGCCTGGCGCTGGCCCGCAGCAATCTGGCGCGCGAACAGCGCCTGTTCGCGCAGCGTGTCTCGCCCGAACAGGATCTGATCGCCGCCCGCACCGCGGCGACCGAAGCGGGCATCGCCCTGCGCCTGGCGCGGCAGCAACTGGCCGCAACAGGCCGGGCAGGCGGTGGCCTCAACCGCGTCGCGCTACCGTCTCCTATTTCCGGCCAAGTCATTGAAAGAAAAGCCATGTTGGGGCAGGTTGTAACGGCCGACGCGGAACTCTACCGGGTCGCCAATCTCTCACAACTGTCCATCTCCCTGTCTCTTTCCGCATCCGACGCGGCGCGGCTGCGGCCCGGCGCAAAGGTGACGGTGAACGGGCAGGGGCGCACCGCTGCCGCCAGCATCCGCTTTCTCTCGCCGATCCTCGATCCCCAGACCCGGCTGGTCCCGGCCATCGCCACGCTGGATAACAGCGCGGGTCAATGGCGCATCGGGGAAAGCGTGACGGCTCTCGTGTCCCTGCCTACCGCCAACGGGGCGCGCGCGATCAGCGTACCGCAGGCCGCGGTGCAGACGGTCGAGGGGCAATCGAGCGTCTTCGTCCGCACCCCGACCGGCTTCCGCACCGTTCCGGTCCAGACCGGCGCGGTCAGCGGCGCGGACATATTGATCGTCCGTGGCCTTAAAGGCGGCGAACGCATCGCCGCCGTCGGTAGCTTCACTCTCAAGGCTGAGCTTGGCAAGGGCGAAGCGGAACATGGGCATTGA